In Eretmochelys imbricata isolate rEreImb1 chromosome 14, rEreImb1.hap1, whole genome shotgun sequence, a genomic segment contains:
- the ARMC7 gene encoding armadillo repeat-containing protein 7, giving the protein MSQKQRDLLELGRLEYLQALVTEFQVTESPEAKEQVLANLANFAYDPKNYEYLRQLQVLDLFLDMLTEDNETLVEFAIGGLCNLCLDKTNKDYILEADGVAPVINCLSSSNEETVMSAVTTLMYLTMPQSRQQTTALPVVECMLRFSLSANRRLSNLARVFLEDYCSPVQVEEARNLSKHTAVGIPLPKD; this is encoded by the exons ATGTCCCAGAAGCAGCGGGATCTGCTGGAACTGGGGCGGCTTGAATACTTGCAAGCGCTGGTCACCGAGTTCCAGGTAACAGAGAGTCCAG AAGCCAAGGAGCAAGTACTGGCTAATCTAGCCAACTTCGCCTACGATCCCAAGAACTACGAATATCTCCGACAGCTTCAAGTCCTTGACCTGTTCCTGGATATGCTCACAGAGGATAATGAGACCCTTGTGGAGTTTGCAATTG GTGGTCTTTGTAACCTCTGTCTGGATAAGACAAACAAGGACTATATTTTGGAGGCAGATGGGGTGGCACCTGTAATAAACTGCTTATCCAGCTCAAATGAGGAGACAGTGATGTCGGCAGTGACTACTCTGATGTACTTGACCATGCCACAGTCTCGCCAGCAGACCACGGCACTCCCGGTGGTGGAGTGCATGTTACGTTTCTCCCTCTCAGCTAACAGGAGGCTAAGCAACCTGGCAAGGGTCTTCCTTGAGGATTATTGTTCTCCTGTGCAGGTGGAGGAGGCCAGGAACCTGAGCAAACATACAGCTGTAGGGATCCCGCTCCCAAAGGACTGA
- the NT5C gene encoding 5'(3')-deoxyribonucleotidase, cytosolic type gives MAGSTASRLRVLVDMDGVLADFEGGVLRHFLARYPGEPHVELAERRGFSVRDQYRRLREDLAAKVASVYESPGFFLGLEPIPGAIEAMQEMIHMQDTEVFICTSPLMKYEHCILEKYSWVEKYLGPKFVERLILTRDKTVVSADLLVDDKDTIKGAEPKPSWEHILFTCCHNKHLELQTPRRRLQSWADDWRGIVESKRRSNVEKECYASLTANGN, from the exons ATGGCTGGGTCGACCGCGTCCCGCCTCCGCGTGCTGGTGGACATGGACGGGGTGCTGGCGGACTTCGAGGGCGGCGTGCTGCGGCATTTCCTCGCCCGCTACCCTGGGGAGCCCCACGTGGAGCTGGCGGAACGGAGGGGCTTCTCGGTCCGGGACCAGTACCGCCGCCTGCGGGAGGACCTGGCG GCTAAGGTAGCCAGTGTCTATGAGTCACCTGGCTTCTTTCTGGGGTTGGAGCCGATTCCAGGAGCCATTGAAGCCATGCAGGAAATGATCCATATGCAGGA CACTGAAGTTTTTATTTGCACGAGCCCCCTGATGAAGTATGAGCACTGCATCCTGGAGAAG TACAGCTGGGTGGAAAAATACTTGGGTCCTAAGTTTGTGGAGCGACTGATTCTGACCCGGGATAAAACCGTTGTGTCAGCTGACCTCCTGGTTGATGACAAAGACACCATTAAAG gtGCGGAGCCTAAGCCAAGCTGGGAACACATCTTGTTCACTTGCTGCCATAACAAGCATCTAGAGCTTCAGACCCCACGCAGGCGGCTACAGTCGTGGGCCGATGACTGGAGGGGGATAGTGGAAAGCAAACGCAGAAGCAATGTGGAAAAAGAATGCTATGCTAGTCTCACTGCCAATGGGAACTGA
- the JPT1 gene encoding jupiter microtubule associated homolog 1 — protein MTTTTTYKGVDPNGRNSSRVLRPPGGGSNFNLSFDLPKEQPVRRNKMASNIFGLPEENPVSRDGSTGAMPRGVREDSEPSGPQRKSSSDANCGDSVDPKDGESGETFENIEADVEAAPGQSEEKTLPAAPVPSPVAPVPAPSRRNPPGGKSSLILG, from the exons ATGACGACCACCACCACCTACAAGGGCGTGGACCCCAACGGCAGGAACAGCTCCAG GGTATTGCGCCCTCCAGGTGGAGGTTCCAATTTCAACTTGAGCTTTGATTTGCCAAAAGAGCAGCCTGTGCGAAGGAACAAAATGGCATCCAACATCTTTGGTCTTCCTGAAGAGAATCCAGTTTCTAGGGATGGCTCAACAG GGGCCATGCCCAGAGGTGTCAGAGAAGATTCTGAACCGTCTGGACCCCAAAGGAAAAGCTCTTCTGATGCAAACTGTGGGGACTCTGTAGATCCAAAG GATGGGGAAAGCGGTGAAACTTTTG AAAACATTGAGGCTGATGTAGAAGCTGCTCCAGGCCAGAGTGAAGAAAAAACCCTGCCTGCTGCACCTGTTCCTAGCCCAGTAGCACCAGTACCTGCACCATCCAGGAGAAATCCACCTGGTGGAAAGTCCAGCCTAATCCTCGGTTAA